A genomic window from Paucibacter sp. KCTC 42545 includes:
- a CDS encoding ABC transporter substrate-binding protein, whose translation MASPARAAEPKLLRYAFRAAETTFDPSQINDIYSRVITAHVFEALYSYDHLARPAKIVPLIAAGPPEVSADFKTWTVRLRPGIYFAEDPAFKGQRRELVAEDFVYSYKRYADPALKSPNWTTVEEAGLIGLAELRQRALRDKKPFNYDAGVPGLRALDRYTLQLQTTQPRPRLQEMLLSSNDLFGAVAREVAEHYGSKVGEHPVGTGPFVLKSWRRSSQIVLVRNPAYRERFYEAQPAPDDAEGQALLARFQGRRIPMLDRIEVSIIEEAQPRWLSFLSAEQDFLEQVPEDFIDQAMPGGQLAPTLAKRGIQPRRQVGSDVTLSVFNMEDPLVGGMAAEKVALRRAISLALDIPREIRLVRRGQAVPAQSNLAPHTTGYAADYRSDLSSHDMARAKALLDVYGYVDRDGDGWREQPDGSPLVLLRNTQSDAASRQLDEQWQKAMNDLGLKLSMKVAQWPENLKAARAGRFMMWSVGSRAEQLDGQKALQRLYGSAGGQNLARFNSPEFNAIYDRLQGLPNGPEREALFLQAKRIGAAFVPYKPHVHRIYTDLSQPWLIGYYRPLFWLDWWQFVDIASERHPEK comes from the coding sequence ATGGCTTCGCCGGCTCGCGCCGCCGAGCCCAAGCTGCTACGCTACGCCTTCCGCGCCGCCGAAACCACTTTTGACCCGAGCCAGATCAACGACATCTACTCGCGCGTCATCACTGCCCATGTGTTCGAAGCGCTCTACAGCTACGACCACCTGGCGCGGCCCGCCAAGATCGTGCCGCTGATCGCTGCCGGCCCGCCCGAGGTCAGCGCCGATTTCAAGACCTGGACGGTGCGCCTGCGGCCCGGCATCTACTTCGCGGAAGACCCCGCATTCAAAGGTCAACGGCGCGAGCTGGTGGCCGAGGACTTCGTCTACAGCTACAAGCGCTACGCCGACCCGGCCCTGAAGAGCCCCAACTGGACCACCGTGGAAGAGGCCGGCCTGATCGGCCTGGCCGAGCTGCGCCAGCGTGCCCTGCGGGACAAAAAGCCCTTCAACTACGACGCCGGCGTGCCGGGCTTGCGCGCCCTGGACCGCTACACCCTGCAGCTGCAAACCACCCAGCCGCGGCCGCGCCTGCAAGAGATGCTGCTGAGCAGCAATGACTTGTTCGGCGCCGTCGCCCGCGAGGTGGCCGAGCATTACGGCAGCAAGGTGGGCGAGCATCCGGTGGGCACCGGCCCCTTTGTGCTGAAGAGCTGGCGGCGTTCTTCCCAGATCGTACTGGTGCGCAACCCTGCCTACCGCGAGCGCTTCTACGAGGCCCAGCCCGCGCCGGACGACGCCGAGGGTCAGGCCTTGCTAGCCCGCTTCCAAGGCCGCCGCATTCCGATGTTGGACCGCATCGAAGTCAGCATCATCGAAGAGGCGCAGCCGCGCTGGCTGTCTTTTCTGAGTGCCGAGCAAGACTTTTTGGAGCAGGTGCCGGAGGACTTCATCGACCAGGCCATGCCCGGCGGCCAGCTGGCACCCACACTGGCCAAGCGCGGCATTCAGCCACGGCGCCAGGTGGGTTCGGACGTGACCCTGAGCGTCTTCAATATGGAAGACCCACTGGTCGGCGGCATGGCGGCCGAGAAGGTGGCGCTGCGCCGCGCGATTTCACTGGCGCTGGACATTCCGCGCGAGATCCGCCTGGTGCGGCGCGGCCAAGCCGTGCCGGCACAAAGCAATCTGGCGCCACATACGACCGGCTACGCGGCCGACTACCGCAGCGACTTGTCCAGCCACGATATGGCGCGCGCCAAAGCGCTGCTGGATGTTTACGGCTATGTGGACCGCGACGGCGATGGCTGGCGCGAGCAGCCCGACGGCAGTCCGCTGGTCCTGCTGCGCAACACTCAGTCCGACGCCGCCTCACGCCAGCTCGACGAGCAATGGCAAAAGGCCATGAACGATCTGGGCCTCAAGCTCAGCATGAAGGTGGCCCAGTGGCCCGAGAACCTCAAGGCCGCACGCGCGGGTCGCTTCATGATGTGGAGCGTGGGCTCTCGCGCCGAGCAGCTGGACGGGCAAAAAGCCCTGCAGCGCCTCTACGGCTCGGCCGGTGGGCAAAACCTGGCACGTTTCAACAGCCCCGAATTCAACGCCATCTACGACCGCCTGCAAGGCCTGCCCAATGGCCCCGAACGCGAGGCCTTGTTCCTGCAGGCCAAGCGCATTGGCGCGGCCTTTGTGCCCTACAAACCGCATGTCCACCGGATTTACACCGACCTGAGCCAACCCTGGCTGATCGGATACTACCGGCCGCTGTTCTGGTTGGATTGGTGGCAGTTCGTCGACATCGCCAGCGAGCGTCACCCCGAAAAATGA
- a CDS encoding ABC transporter substrate-binding protein codes for MSPSPRASTFCLSRRSGLFLSLLTLGSLALSQASMATAATTASAPASPVSSKPGSEKVLRYAFKVAETGFDPAKVQDLYSRLITANIFEGLYSYDYLARPFKLKPQTAAALPEHSADFKTWTVRVQPGIYFADDPAFKGKKRELTAADYVYSFKRFADPLTNSPTWDGLEELHLLGLNEYRAEVEKSKKPFNYDKPIEGLRALDRYTLQFKLAEARPRLPQTLADGSLLGAVAREVIEAYGDKSMEHPVGTGPFMLGDWRRSSLIELRRNPGYRERYYEAEPNADDAEGQAMLAQFKGRRLPMIDRVEVAIIEENQPRWLSFLNAQFDVLYTLPEDFTAQAIPGGKLAPNLAKKGMQKHTIVASDVLFTVFNMEDPVVGGFEPAQIALRRAISLATNAEREMRIARRGQAISAQSIMLPHTSGYDAEFKSENGDYDPQRARALLDLYGFVDRDGDGWRERPDGSPLVLESLTTPESFQRQIDEIWSKSLAQIGLQVKFKSAKWPENLKSLRAGKFQIWSLGSSASTPDGQDALGFFYSPRIGGQNYARFNLPAMDRLYEQTNGLPDGPERDAVFLAAKRLGVAYAPYRARGHRIITDLAQPWVSGYRRPAFALDWWQYVDIDNNKRP; via the coding sequence ATGAGCCCATCTCCCCGCGCCTCCACCTTCTGCCTGTCCCGCCGCAGCGGCCTGTTCTTGAGCTTGCTGACATTGGGCAGCTTGGCGCTGAGCCAGGCTAGCATGGCCACCGCCGCTACCACCGCCAGTGCGCCAGCGAGTCCTGTGAGCAGCAAGCCCGGCAGCGAAAAAGTGCTGCGCTATGCCTTCAAGGTGGCTGAGACCGGCTTCGACCCGGCCAAGGTGCAAGACCTGTATTCGCGCCTCATCACCGCCAATATCTTCGAAGGCCTCTACAGCTACGACTACCTCGCGCGGCCCTTCAAACTCAAGCCCCAAACCGCCGCGGCCCTGCCCGAACACAGCGCCGATTTCAAGACCTGGACGGTGCGCGTGCAGCCCGGCATTTACTTTGCCGACGACCCGGCCTTCAAAGGCAAGAAGCGCGAGCTGACGGCGGCCGACTATGTCTATAGCTTCAAGCGCTTTGCCGACCCGCTAACAAACAGCCCCACCTGGGACGGGCTGGAAGAGTTGCACCTGCTGGGCCTCAACGAATACCGAGCCGAAGTCGAGAAGAGCAAAAAGCCCTTCAACTACGACAAGCCCATCGAAGGCCTGCGCGCGCTGGACCGCTACACCCTGCAGTTCAAGCTGGCCGAAGCGCGGCCCCGCCTGCCGCAGACCCTGGCCGATGGCAGCCTGTTGGGCGCAGTGGCCCGCGAAGTGATCGAGGCCTACGGCGACAAAAGCATGGAGCATCCGGTCGGCACCGGGCCCTTCATGCTGGGCGACTGGCGGCGCAGCAGCCTGATCGAGCTGCGCCGCAACCCCGGCTACCGCGAGCGCTATTACGAGGCCGAACCGAATGCGGACGATGCCGAGGGTCAGGCCATGCTGGCGCAGTTCAAGGGCCGGCGCCTGCCCATGATCGACCGCGTGGAGGTGGCCATCATCGAAGAGAACCAGCCGCGCTGGTTGTCCTTCCTGAACGCCCAGTTCGATGTGCTTTACACCTTGCCCGAGGACTTCACCGCCCAGGCCATTCCGGGCGGCAAGCTCGCACCCAATCTGGCCAAGAAGGGCATGCAAAAGCACACCATCGTGGCCTCAGACGTTTTGTTCACCGTCTTCAATATGGAAGACCCCGTGGTGGGCGGCTTCGAGCCGGCGCAGATTGCGCTGCGCCGCGCGATCTCACTGGCCACCAATGCGGAGCGCGAAATGCGCATCGCGCGGCGCGGCCAGGCCATCAGCGCGCAGTCCATCATGCTGCCGCACACCAGCGGCTACGACGCCGAGTTCAAGAGCGAGAACGGCGACTACGACCCACAACGCGCCCGCGCCCTGCTGGACCTCTACGGCTTTGTGGACCGCGACGGCGACGGCTGGCGCGAACGCCCCGACGGCAGCCCACTGGTCTTGGAAAGCCTGACCACGCCCGAAAGCTTCCAGCGCCAGATCGATGAGATTTGGTCCAAGAGCCTGGCCCAGATCGGCTTGCAAGTGAAGTTCAAGTCCGCCAAATGGCCGGAGAACCTGAAGAGCTTGCGCGCTGGCAAGTTCCAGATCTGGTCGCTGGGCAGCAGCGCCTCGACGCCCGATGGGCAAGACGCGCTGGGCTTTTTCTACAGCCCGCGCATCGGCGGCCAGAACTACGCCCGCTTCAATCTGCCCGCCATGGACCGGCTCTACGAGCAAACCAATGGCCTGCCCGACGGGCCCGAGCGTGACGCCGTGTTTCTGGCCGCCAAGCGCTTGGGCGTGGCCTACGCGCCCTACCGGGCCCGCGGCCACCGCATCATCACCGACCTGGCGCAGCCCTGGGTGAGCGGCTACCGGCGCCCGGCCTTTGCACTCGACTGGTGGCAATACGTGGACATCGACAACAACAAGCGGCCCTGA
- a CDS encoding ABC transporter substrate-binding protein, protein MKQQAAKSKTGRRQLLAAGAGAAALGLWPLSAVASSPTNTAEIAGKGESAAAVKTLRYAFQIAETGFDPAQVSDDYSRTITPHIFEALYAFDYLAMPVKSVPLTAAALPEISNDFKTWTIQLKPGIFFADDPAFKGKRRELTAEDYVYSFKRFADPKINAPLYAGVEELGIKGLLELRKQAMAEQRALDYDKPIAGLRALDRYTLRIELEQARPRLLENLSSSDLLGAVAREVVEAYGSNIAEHPVGTGPFVLKQWRRSSLIVLERNPGYRERYYEAQPAADDAEGQALLAKFKGRRLPMVDRVEISIIEESQPRWLSFLNAEHDLCYIVPNDFVSTALPGNKLAPNLAKRGMVLHRVLAADEAFTFFNMENPTVGGYTPEKVALRRAISLGLDVEREIRQVRRGQAVVAQSHVVPHTSGYDPQYRSEMSTYDPARAAALLDAYGYIDRNGDGYREMPDGSPLLLEVATQPDAQSRQYDELWQRSFDALNIRVKFFAGKWPEQMKAARAGKLMLWMMGNSAGSPDGLEALQYLYGPQSGNQNISRFRNKAFDTLYERMLVMPDGPEREALFLQAKRIQAAYLPIKTHVHRIRSDITQPWLLGYRRPIFRNEFWHFVDIDLSKKP, encoded by the coding sequence ATGAAACAACAAGCAGCCAAGAGCAAGACCGGGCGCCGCCAACTCCTGGCCGCGGGGGCAGGGGCGGCAGCGCTGGGCTTGTGGCCGCTGAGCGCTGTCGCCAGTTCGCCCACCAATACGGCGGAGATTGCCGGCAAAGGCGAGAGCGCTGCTGCCGTCAAGACCCTGCGTTATGCCTTCCAGATCGCGGAAACGGGTTTTGACCCGGCACAGGTCAGCGACGACTATTCACGCACCATCACCCCGCACATCTTCGAGGCGCTCTACGCCTTCGACTACCTGGCCATGCCGGTCAAGTCGGTGCCGCTGACGGCAGCAGCCTTGCCCGAGATCAGCAACGATTTCAAGACCTGGACCATCCAGCTCAAACCCGGCATCTTCTTTGCGGATGATCCCGCCTTCAAGGGCAAGCGGCGGGAGTTAACGGCCGAGGACTACGTCTACAGCTTCAAGCGCTTTGCCGACCCCAAGATCAACGCGCCGCTGTATGCCGGTGTCGAAGAACTTGGCATCAAGGGCTTGCTGGAGCTGCGCAAACAGGCCATGGCCGAGCAGCGCGCGCTGGACTACGACAAGCCGATTGCCGGCCTGCGCGCACTGGACCGCTACACCTTGCGCATCGAGCTGGAACAGGCGCGGCCACGCCTGCTGGAAAACCTTTCGTCCTCCGACCTGCTGGGGGCGGTGGCGCGCGAGGTGGTGGAGGCTTATGGCAGCAATATCGCCGAGCATCCCGTCGGCACCGGGCCATTTGTGCTCAAGCAGTGGCGGCGTTCCAGCCTGATCGTGCTGGAGCGAAACCCCGGCTATCGTGAACGATATTACGAGGCCCAGCCGGCCGCCGACGATGCCGAGGGTCAGGCCTTGCTGGCCAAGTTCAAAGGCCGCCGCCTGCCCATGGTGGATCGGGTAGAGATTTCCATCATCGAAGAGTCGCAGCCACGCTGGCTAAGCTTTCTCAACGCCGAACACGACCTCTGCTACATCGTCCCCAACGACTTCGTCAGCACCGCCTTGCCAGGCAATAAACTGGCCCCCAATCTGGCCAAGCGCGGCATGGTGCTGCACCGGGTGCTGGCGGCGGATGAAGCTTTCACCTTCTTCAATATGGAGAACCCCACGGTGGGCGGCTACACCCCCGAGAAGGTGGCGCTGCGCCGCGCCATCTCGCTGGGGCTGGATGTGGAACGCGAGATCCGCCAGGTGCGGCGTGGCCAGGCCGTGGTGGCGCAAAGCCATGTGGTGCCGCACACCTCGGGCTACGACCCGCAATACCGCTCAGAGATGAGTACGTACGACCCGGCCCGCGCAGCCGCCTTGCTGGACGCCTACGGCTATATCGACCGCAATGGCGACGGTTACCGCGAGATGCCCGATGGCTCGCCCCTACTGCTGGAAGTGGCCACCCAACCCGACGCCCAAAGCCGCCAATATGACGAGTTATGGCAGCGCTCCTTCGATGCGCTGAACATCAGAGTCAAGTTCTTTGCCGGCAAATGGCCCGAGCAAATGAAAGCCGCCCGCGCCGGCAAACTGATGCTGTGGATGATGGGCAATTCCGCCGGCTCACCCGACGGGCTGGAGGCGCTGCAATACCTGTACGGCCCGCAATCCGGCAATCAAAACATCTCGCGTTTTCGCAACAAGGCGTTTGATACCTTGTACGAGCGCATGCTGGTGATGCCCGACGGCCCCGAGCGCGAAGCCTTGTTCCTGCAAGCCAAGCGCATCCAGGCCGCCTACCTCCCCATCAAAACCCATGTGCACCGCATCCGCAGCGACATCACCCAGCCCTGGCTGCTGGGCTACCGCCGCCCCATCTTCCGCAACGAGTTCTGGCACTTCGTCGACATCGACCTGAGCAAAAAGCCCTGA
- a CDS encoding esterase/lipase family protein, translating to MTAPNALLLMLEARAPWEFASLLASIPWLRRLPRGDGHPVIVFPGLGANDLSTRPLRSFLEALGYETHPWGQGFNFGPRHGVLEQCTADVKRLFKHHAQPVSLVGWSLGGIYARELAKELPDHVRSVVTLGTPFTGHPRATNAWRFFEFVSGHKVGDPAMMAQIRRAPPVPTTSIYSRSDGIVSWRCSLNEAGPLCENIEVPASHIGLGLNPLAFYVLADRLAQHPEDWQPFEAEGLRKWFFKVESPR from the coding sequence ATGACGGCGCCCAACGCGCTGCTCTTGATGCTGGAGGCACGCGCGCCCTGGGAGTTCGCCAGCCTGCTGGCGTCCATCCCGTGGCTGCGCCGGCTGCCGCGCGGCGATGGCCATCCGGTGATTGTGTTTCCCGGTTTGGGCGCCAATGATCTGAGTACCCGCCCGCTGCGCAGCTTTTTGGAAGCGTTGGGGTATGAGACCCACCCCTGGGGCCAGGGCTTCAATTTTGGCCCGCGCCACGGTGTGCTGGAGCAATGCACGGCCGATGTGAAGCGTCTGTTCAAGCATCATGCCCAGCCGGTCAGCCTGGTGGGCTGGAGCCTGGGCGGCATCTACGCTCGCGAGTTGGCCAAAGAATTGCCAGACCATGTGCGCAGCGTCGTCACCCTGGGCACGCCCTTCACCGGACACCCACGGGCCACCAATGCCTGGCGCTTTTTCGAGTTTGTCAGCGGCCACAAGGTCGGTGACCCGGCCATGATGGCGCAGATCCGCCGTGCCCCGCCGGTGCCCACCACCTCCATTTATTCGCGCAGCGACGGCATCGTCTCCTGGCGCTGCAGCCTCAACGAAGCCGGCCCGCTGTGCGAAAACATCGAAGTGCCAGCCAGCCACATTGGCCTGGGGCTCAACCCGCTGGCCTTTTACGTCCTGGCCGACCGCCTGGCCCAACACCCCGAGGACTGGCAGCCCTTTGAAGCCGAGGGCCTGCGCAAGTGGTTCTTCAAGGTGGAATCGCCCCGTTGA
- a CDS encoding YbaN family protein — protein MPDEQTPLACAAAPTQALVKARPMWQRVIWLLAGLLSLALGIAGIFLPLLPTTPFILLTAFCFSRGSSRCEAWILNHRTFGPMVRDWRATRAVPLRAKQLASVMMTIGSVWAAITLPTQWAWLPALCCACVATWLWRLPTRR, from the coding sequence ATGCCTGATGAACAAACGCCTCTTGCTTGCGCCGCCGCGCCGACCCAAGCCCTGGTGAAAGCCCGGCCCATGTGGCAGCGGGTGATCTGGCTTCTGGCCGGCCTGCTGAGCTTGGCACTGGGCATCGCGGGCATTTTCTTGCCGCTGCTGCCGACCACCCCCTTCATCTTGCTGACGGCGTTTTGTTTTTCACGCGGCAGCAGCCGCTGCGAAGCCTGGATCCTCAATCACCGCACCTTCGGCCCCATGGTGCGCGACTGGCGAGCCACTCGCGCCGTACCTCTGCGCGCCAAACAACTGGCCAGCGTGATGATGACCATCGGCTCGGTGTGGGCCGCCATCACCTTGCCCACGCAATGGGCCTGGCTGCCGGCGCTGTGTTGCGCCTGCGTGGCCACCTGGCTGTGGCGGCTGCCGACACGGCGCTGA
- a CDS encoding pilin, with product MKRIYQGFTLIELLIVVSIIGILVAVSLPQYKDYVAKARVASAISSMDGVKLAVAVCAQDGSTVTGCNSSSNGIPAWTATNVLTSVVATNGVIVATFTSAANVGSDLGGKTITFTPTLQNSRLSWAVSTDVAAGPIKDAIVKNSSP from the coding sequence ATGAAACGTATCTATCAGGGTTTTACGTTGATTGAGCTGTTGATTGTTGTCTCGATCATCGGCATCTTGGTGGCCGTGAGCCTTCCCCAGTACAAGGACTACGTCGCCAAAGCCAGGGTTGCCTCGGCAATTTCCAGTATGGATGGGGTGAAACTGGCTGTCGCGGTTTGCGCTCAAGACGGTAGTACGGTCACAGGCTGCAATAGCAGCAGCAATGGCATTCCAGCCTGGACCGCTACGAATGTCTTGACCAGCGTTGTTGCCACTAACGGCGTCATCGTGGCTACGTTCACATCGGCCGCCAATGTTGGCTCTGATCTGGGTGGCAAGACCATTACGTTCACACCCACTCTGCAGAATTCGCGTCTCTCTTGGGCGGTAAGCACCGATGTGGCGGCCGGGCCGATTAAGGACGCCATTGTGAAGAATTCAAGCCCTTAA
- a CDS encoding pilin, whose protein sequence is MNMKRIQQGFTLIELMIVVAIIGILAAVAIPQYKDYTSKSKVASAIASIDGIKKAVALCYQENAGFDTCASSGTGGVPAFTATNVLKTAAADDKGVITATFADASGTDLAGKFIKYEAKPDGVRMSWIVSTDVTADAVKAAITKNSTP, encoded by the coding sequence ATGAACATGAAGCGCATCCAACAAGGTTTCACCCTGATCGAATTGATGATCGTTGTGGCCATCATCGGTATCTTGGCTGCTGTGGCGATTCCTCAGTACAAGGACTATACGAGCAAGTCCAAAGTTGCGTCCGCCATCGCCAGCATTGACGGTATCAAGAAGGCTGTAGCCTTGTGCTACCAGGAAAATGCCGGATTTGATACTTGTGCTTCCTCCGGTACGGGTGGCGTCCCCGCATTTACAGCGACCAATGTTTTGAAGACCGCAGCGGCTGACGATAAGGGCGTGATTACTGCTACTTTCGCTGATGCCAGCGGCACAGACTTGGCGGGAAAATTTATCAAATACGAAGCCAAGCCTGACGGCGTGCGCATGTCCTGGATCGTGTCAACCGATGTCACTGCGGATGCAGTGAAGGCTGCAATTACGAAGAACTCGACGCCCTGA
- a CDS encoding pilin: protein MNMKRVQQGFTLIELMIVVAIIGILAAVAIPQYKDYTSKSKVASAIASIDGIKKAVALCYQENAGFDTCASSGTGGVPAFTATNVLKTAQADDKGVITATFTDASGTDLAGKFVKYEAKPDGVRMSWVVSTDVTAAAVKAAITKNSTP, encoded by the coding sequence ATGAACATGAAGCGCGTCCAACAAGGTTTCACCCTGATCGAACTGATGATCGTCGTGGCCATCATCGGTATCTTGGCTGCTGTGGCGATTCCTCAGTACAAGGACTACACGAGCAAGTCCAAAGTTGCGTCCGCCATCGCCAGCATCGACGGCATCAAGAAGGCTGTCGCCTTGTGCTACCAGGAAAATGCCGGATTTGATACTTGTGCATCCTCTGGTACGGGCGGCGTTCCTGCATTTACAGCGACCAATGTTTTGAAAACCGCTCAGGCTGATGACAAGGGCGTGATTACTGCTACTTTCACTGACGCCAGCGGCACAGATTTGGCTGGTAAATTTGTCAAGTACGAAGCCAAGCCTGACGGCGTGCGCATGTCTTGGGTCGTATCAACCGATGTCACTGCGGCTGCGGTGAAGGCTGCCATCACGAAGAATTCGACTCCTTGA
- a CDS encoding MBL fold metallo-hydrolase: protein MKIRVLGCSGAIAAGFKTTAFLLDDDVLIDAGTGVGDLSLEALARIDHILVSHSHLDHVLAIPLLADSVLRLRAAAGRPPIQVHGLAPTLKALRDHILNGVIWPDFTRLPSAEHPVLSLHPFEIGDRLQLGERQVEVLSAAHTVPAVGFAVDGGPASGHAHWVFTGDTGPNPALWRRLAELKLSHLVIETAFSDEEQQVATVSKHLCPASLALELQHLQGPVEVHITHIKPGEVDAVMSEIAALSTAHKLAPLQAGQVMVL from the coding sequence ATGAAAATTCGCGTCCTCGGTTGTTCAGGCGCTATCGCCGCCGGATTCAAGACCACCGCTTTCCTGCTGGACGACGATGTGCTGATCGACGCCGGAACCGGCGTGGGCGATTTGTCGCTGGAAGCGCTGGCCCGCATTGATCACATTCTGGTCAGCCACTCCCATCTGGACCATGTGCTGGCCATTCCGCTGCTGGCCGATTCGGTCTTGCGCTTGCGCGCCGCAGCCGGCCGCCCACCGATTCAGGTGCATGGCCTGGCGCCCACGCTCAAGGCTCTGCGTGATCACATCCTGAACGGGGTGATCTGGCCCGACTTCACCCGCCTGCCCTCGGCTGAGCATCCGGTGCTGAGCCTGCATCCTTTTGAAATCGGTGATCGCCTGCAATTGGGCGAGCGCCAGGTCGAGGTCTTGAGCGCCGCGCACACCGTGCCGGCAGTTGGCTTTGCCGTGGACGGCGGCCCGGCCAGCGGCCACGCCCACTGGGTGTTCACCGGCGACACAGGACCCAACCCGGCCCTGTGGCGCCGCTTGGCTGAACTGAAGCTCTCGCACCTGGTGATCGAAACCGCCTTCAGCGACGAAGAGCAGCAAGTCGCCACCGTCAGCAAACACCTCTGCCCCGCCTCGCTGGCCCTGGAGTTGCAGCATCTGCAAGGGCCGGTGGAGGTGCACATCACCCACATCAAGCCCGGCGAGGTAGACGCCGTGATGAGCGAGATCGCCGCCCTGAGCACCGCCCACAAACTCGCGCCTTTACAGGCCGGGCAGGTGATGGTGCTGTAG